Within the bacterium genome, the region CGACCGACGGGACCACGCCCGTCAGCACGTTGCTGGTCAGGCACAGCTCCAGCGGGATCCGCAGGTCGTTCACGTAGTCCAGCAGGTCCCGGTCCTCGTGCAGCCGCGTGCCGTGCCCGATGCGGTTGGCGCCGCAGTAGTGCAGGGCCTGGTGGATCGATTCGGGCCCGAAGCCCTCGCCGGCGTGGATGGTCGCGGCGAGGTTGTGGTTCATGATGTGGAAGAACGCCTCGCGGTGGTCCTTGGCGGGGAAGTCCCGCTCCGTGCCCGCGAGGTCGAACCCCACCACGCCGCGGCCCTTCCAGCGCACGGCCAGCTCGGCCAGCTGCATCGAGGCGTCGGGGCTGATGGTGCGGATTCCGGTGACGATGATCCCGGCCTGCACGCCCGTGATCCCGGCCGCCTCGTCCAGGCCGCGGCGCACGGCGGCCACGACGTCGTCCGGGGACAGGCCCTCGTTCACGTGGCGCAGCGGGCAGAAGCGGACCTCCAGGTACCAGCACCCGTCGGCGGCGGCGTCCTCGACCGTCTCGCGGGCGACGCGCGTCAGGTCGTCAGCCCGCTGCAGGACCTCGGTCGTGCGGTCGAAGAAGTTCACGAAGTGCTGCTGGCAGCTCTCGGGATCCACCGGGAAGTAGCGCGCCAGCAGGGCGCGGTCCCCGACCGGAACCTCCCACCCCCGGGCGGCGGCCAGCTCGCGGAACGTGCCGGGCCGCAGGCTGCCGTCCAGGTGGCGCAGCAGGTCGGTCTTGGGCAGTTCGCGCAGCACGTCGTCGGGGATGTGGGGGCCCCGCAGCAGGTCGCTTCGCCGTCCGACGCTCATCGTACCGCCTCCCGTTCCGCGCGGTCGCGCTTGGCCGCATGCAGGGCGCGGATGTCGTCGAGCAGCGCGGCCTGGGCGGCGTGGTCGTCGCGCAGGTTGACCCGCTCGGTGTCGATCACCCGCACCGGGCAGATCCCGCGGGCCCGCGGCACCCAGTCCTCGTAGGCCTCGTGCAGCGCGACGATGAAGTCGCGGGGGATCGTCTTCTCGCAGTCGCGGCCGCGCGCGCCGATGCGGGCCATGGCCACGTCCGGCGTGCAGCGCAGGTAGAGCACCAGGTCCGGCGGCCGCAGGAAGGAGATCATGTTCTGGAAGACCTCGCGGTAGTTCTCGTAGTCGCGCGTGTTCATGGCGCCGCGCCGGTGCAGCACCGGGGCGAAGATCTCGACGTCCTCGTAGATGGTGCGGTCCTGCACCGCCGAGGTGCCCCGCTCGATGATGTCCTTCTGGACCTCGAACCGCTTGCTCAGGAAGTAGATCTGCAGGTGGAACGCCCAGCGGGGCATGTCCCGGTAGTAGTCCTCGAGGTAGGGGTTGTCGGCGACCGGCTCGTAGTAGGCGGGCCAGCCCAGCGCCTCGCCCATCATGGCGCAGACGGTGGACTTGCCGACGCCGATGTTGCCCGAGATGGAAAGGTAGAACGGCACGTCGTCGCGGGCGAGGGCGTCCGGTCGCGGTGCGGCCATGCGTGGTTCCCTCCCGGGGCCCGTGGCGCCCGCCGCGAGCGGCCTAGTTCGGCGGCGGCGGCGGTTCGTCGTTGAGCGACATGTAGTGGTCGTAGGAGATGAAGCGGCGCACCTTGCCGTCCGCTCCCGAGAGCGTGAACACGTAGGCGCCGTAGTTGACGCCGCCGCCGGCGATCCGCACGTCCACCACGCCGATGGCGACCGGGTCGGAAGTGGGGCTGGCGTCGCGGAAAGTCATCTCGAATTCGCCGCGGTCGGAGAAGATCTGCACGCGGTCGTTGCC harbors:
- the add gene encoding adenosine deaminase: MSVGRRSDLLRGPHIPDDVLRELPKTDLLRHLDGSLRPGTFRELAAARGWEVPVGDRALLARYFPVDPESCQQHFVNFFDRTTEVLQRADDLTRVARETVEDAAADGCWYLEVRFCPLRHVNEGLSPDDVVAAVRRGLDEAAGITGVQAGIIVTGIRTISPDASMQLAELAVRWKGRGVVGFDLAGTERDFPAKDHREAFFHIMNHNLAATIHAGEGFGPESIHQALHYCGANRIGHGTRLHEDRDLLDYVNDLRIPLELCLTSNVLTGVVPSVGEHPLRRYLDLGLRVTLNTDNTLFARTSLLSELRRAVDAFDLNLLETETLLLNGFKSAFLPQAVKADLIREAAGAFLSLRDKFDLDELEVV
- a CDS encoding deoxynucleoside kinase yields the protein MAAPRPDALARDDVPFYLSISGNIGVGKSTVCAMMGEALGWPAYYEPVADNPYLEDYYRDMPRWAFHLQIYFLSKRFEVQKDIIERGTSAVQDRTIYEDVEIFAPVLHRRGAMNTRDYENYREVFQNMISFLRPPDLVLYLRCTPDVAMARIGARGRDCEKTIPRDFIVALHEAYEDWVPRARGICPVRVIDTERVNLRDDHAAQAALLDDIRALHAAKRDRAEREAVR